Proteins from a genomic interval of Alphaproteobacteria bacterium:
- the truA gene encoding tRNA pseudouridine(38-40) synthase TruA, which translates to MTRYKLILEYDGTDLIGWQENRQGPSVQSLVKDAIEKFCGARVDVVGAGRTDSGVHAVAMTAHTDIDGDYDAQTVMRALNFYLTGAPVSVLACEITPDDFSARFNCIARHYKYVVLNRAAAPVLQKNRVYWVPRHLDIDAMRVAANKLIGNHDFTSFRASECQAKSPIKTLDKIEITQNGDEIIFEFSARSFLHHMVRNIVGTLIEIGLGKPYDIDEILAAKNRAAAGPTAPASGLYFIRADY; encoded by the coding sequence ATGACACGCTATAAATTAATCTTGGAATATGACGGCACAGACCTAATCGGCTGGCAAGAAAATCGCCAAGGCCCATCGGTTCAATCGCTTGTCAAAGACGCAATTGAAAAATTCTGTGGCGCGCGTGTGGATGTTGTTGGTGCGGGCCGCACAGATTCTGGGGTTCATGCCGTTGCCATGACGGCACATACCGATATTGATGGCGATTATGATGCCCAAACGGTTATGCGTGCGCTGAATTTTTATCTGACGGGCGCGCCTGTATCTGTGCTGGCATGTGAAATTACGCCGGATGATTTTAGTGCGCGTTTCAATTGCATCGCGCGTCATTATAAATATGTGGTTTTAAATCGCGCCGCCGCACCTGTGTTACAGAAAAATCGTGTATACTGGGTGCCGCGTCACCTGGATATTGACGCAATGCGCGTGGCGGCGAATAAATTGATTGGTAATCATGATTTTACCAGTTTTCGCGCATCTGAATGCCAGGCCAAGTCCCCAATAAAAACATTAGATAAAATCGAAATAACGCAAAACGGTGACGAAATTATTTTTGAATTTTCTGCGCGTTCATTTTTGCACCACATGGTGCGCAACATTGTTGGCACGCTGATTGAAATCGGCCTGGGCAAGCCATACGATATTGATGAAATCTTGGCTGCAAAAAATCGTGCGGCGGCCGGCCCAACCGCGCCGGCGTCTGGTCTGTATTTCATCCGCGCAGATTATTAA
- the lspA gene encoding signal peptidase II: protein MKKTTVILSIILGAVLLDQITKGILLYLITGTLPLAGAAWDVVPVPYLMAHVFDFFNIVFTWNPGTSFSLFRAMGESAPMILIIATGFITGFILYYLCRRAKSYEVVPLALIAGGAIGNLIDRIRFGAVIDFLDFHVGGWHWPAFNVADICIVVGVGLYLLCLYIARRKCLKSIKDGN from the coding sequence ATGAAAAAGACAACTGTGATTTTATCGATTATTTTGGGTGCTGTTTTATTAGACCAGATAACCAAGGGGATATTGCTGTATCTGATAACAGGTACATTGCCGTTGGCGGGTGCTGCGTGGGATGTCGTGCCCGTGCCATATTTGATGGCGCACGTGTTTGATTTCTTTAATATTGTATTCACATGGAATCCAGGGACGTCATTTTCACTGTTTCGGGCGATGGGTGAATCTGCGCCAATGATATTGATTATTGCCACGGGATTTATAACGGGGTTCATTTTATACTATCTGTGTCGTCGTGCAAAATCGTACGAGGTTGTGCCACTGGCCTTGATTGCGGGGGGGGCAATTGGCAACTTGATTGACCGAATTCGTTTTGGCGCAGTTATCGATTTTCTGGATTTTCATGTTGGCGGGTGGCATTGGCCGGCATTTAATGTGGCAGATATTTGCATTGTTGTTGGTGTGGGGCTGTATCTGTTGTGTTTGTATATTGCGCGACGCAAGTGTTTGAAATCAATAAAGGATGGTAATTAA
- a CDS encoding CTP synthase — protein sequence MAKYIFITGGVVSSLGKGVAAAGCGALLQSRGYTVHARKFDPYLNVDPGTMSPFQHGEVYVTNDGYETDLDLGYYERFLGARLSRNDSVSGGRIYWDVLNAERHGDYLGATVQMIPHVSNKIKEYISAPTDTDFVVCEIGGTVGDIEGKIFLESIRQFANDVGRKNVMFVHLTLAPYLEKSGELKTKPTQMSVRQLLENGIQADMLIVRTPRMLTAGERDKIGMFCNIPAKSVISGIDVDNIYKIPLAYESQHVFDIIADHFDLPHARGDMTRFERIENYLSADLPTVNIGIVGKYFNVPDAYKSLNEALFHAGIQNNVHVNLKKIDAEKFTPDDCRDVAGILVPGGFGARGVDGKIAAARYARENGIPYMGICLGMQVAVIEFARNVLGIENAGSSEFSSDCTPVIGIMANHNAENMGGTLRLGAYPCDVTPDTLAHKIYGATSISERHRHRYEMDIGLEQQFASAGMIISGRSPDGKLPEIIELKNHPFFIAGQFHPEFQSSPYTGHPMFNAFIRASRG from the coding sequence ATGGCAAAATATATATTTATCACTGGTGGGGTTGTTTCAAGTCTTGGCAAGGGCGTCGCAGCAGCAGGTTGTGGCGCCCTTCTTCAATCGCGGGGGTATACTGTACACGCACGAAAATTCGATCCGTATTTAAATGTTGATCCGGGCACTATGTCACCGTTCCAACATGGCGAAGTCTATGTGACGAACGACGGCTATGAAACAGACTTGGACCTGGGGTATTATGAACGATTTCTGGGGGCGCGCCTGTCGCGTAATGATTCGGTATCGGGCGGTCGCATATATTGGGACGTTTTAAATGCCGAACGCCATGGTGATTACCTGGGGGCAACGGTCCAGATGATTCCACATGTATCAAACAAAATCAAAGAATACATATCTGCCCCCACCGACACAGACTTTGTTGTTTGTGAAATCGGCGGCACTGTCGGTGATATCGAAGGTAAAATATTCCTGGAATCCATTCGTCAGTTTGCCAATGACGTTGGCCGCAAAAATGTAATGTTTGTGCACTTAACACTTGCGCCATATTTGGAAAAGTCCGGCGAACTAAAAACCAAGCCGACCCAAATGTCTGTGCGCCAATTACTGGAAAACGGGATTCAGGCCGATATGTTAATCGTACGCACGCCGCGCATGTTGACGGCCGGTGAACGCGATAAAATCGGCATGTTCTGTAACATCCCGGCCAAAAGTGTCATCAGCGGCATAGATGTTGATAACATTTATAAAATTCCATTGGCATATGAATCCCAACATGTATTTGATATTATTGCCGACCATTTTGATTTGCCGCATGCGCGTGGGGACATGACGCGATTTGAACGCATCGAAAATTATCTGTCGGCCGATTTACCAACGGTAAACATTGGCATTGTTGGGAAATACTTTAACGTACCCGATGCCTATAAATCATTGAACGAGGCCTTGTTCCACGCCGGCATCCAAAACAATGTGCATGTAAATTTGAAAAAAATAGACGCCGAAAAATTCACACCTGACGATTGTCGTGATGTTGCGGGGATTTTGGTGCCGGGCGGATTTGGTGCGCGCGGTGTCGACGGCAAAATTGCAGCTGCACGATATGCCCGTGAAAATGGTATTCCATACATGGGAATATGCCTGGGGATGCAGGTTGCCGTTATTGAATTTGCGCGAAATGTTTTGGGGATTGAAAACGCAGGCTCGTCCGAGTTTTCATCAGATTGCACGCCTGTTATTGGCATAATGGCGAATCATAATGCTGAAAATATGGGTGGGACATTGCGACTGGGGGCATATCCGTGTGATGTAACGCCCGATACATTGGCGCATAAAATATATGGTGCGACATCTATATCCGAACGTCATCGTCATAGATATGAAATGGATATCGGATTGGAACAACAATTTGCGTCCGCTGGCATGATAATATCAGGGCGCAGTCCGGACGGAAAACTGCCCGAGATAATAGAACTAAAAAATCATCCATTTTTCATTGCAGGCCAATTTCACCCAGAATTTCAATCCAGTCCATACACCGGCCACCCAATGTTTAATGCCTTTATCCGTGCATCACGGGGATGA
- the yidC gene encoding membrane protein insertase YidC, with protein sequence MVQYLDKNSGFNMWNANKNADQKKSPFSGFLWWALIFVAAWWMVGVFMSPKQTAQQTDTTSIQDISNVPVSNIASDKITASVQGLRISDVKLSDFNVAPDTDENVVLMGADDNFIEVGLIATGTTTPVATTVWKQTDNTYTWRNSDGVEFTRSIVPDGYTITITDTITNKSGHDASFAPYARVVRDNDMKSASGVASGAVAYVNSDVEDVMWQKLDKKSYAYSTTNGFAGFVDQYWETIVSIDTPDQTIRVKKVGDKYTTDTAAGAVTVANGASATITTNIFAGPRDQNVLDAVESKIPGIAETIDYGWFWFLARPMLWVLNGIHHVVMNYGVAIIIMTILLRMLMWPLTRKSYVSMAAMQKMQPEMQRIQKLYANDKMRLQMEMMKLYQTHKTSPMSGCLPMLIQIPIFFALYKALLVSVQMRNAHFLWISDLSAMDPYFILPILMGATMYLQQRLQSPKTNTSGNDVAAQTQRMMRWMPILFTIMFAWMPAGLVLYWTVSNIFGIIQMQIIKKQAQ encoded by the coding sequence ATGGTTCAGTATTTGGATAAAAATTCAGGATTTAATATGTGGAATGCAAATAAAAATGCAGACCAAAAAAAATCACCTTTTTCGGGATTCTTGTGGTGGGCATTAATCTTTGTCGCCGCATGGTGGATGGTTGGCGTATTTATGTCGCCAAAACAGACCGCACAACAAACAGACACAACAAGTATCCAGGATATATCAAATGTGCCGGTTTCAAATATTGCATCCGATAAAATCACCGCATCTGTTCAGGGGCTGCGCATATCTGATGTCAAATTATCTGATTTTAATGTTGCGCCGGACACGGATGAAAATGTTGTCCTGATGGGCGCAGATGATAATTTTATTGAGGTTGGACTGATTGCCACCGGAACAACAACACCCGTTGCCACAACCGTTTGGAAACAGACCGATAATACATACACATGGCGTAATTCCGATGGGGTTGAATTTACGCGTTCAATTGTTCCGGATGGATATACGATTACAATCACAGACACAATTACAAACAAGTCGGGGCATGATGCAAGTTTTGCACCATATGCACGCGTTGTGCGTGATAATGATATGAAATCTGCGTCGGGTGTTGCAAGTGGTGCGGTTGCATATGTAAATTCCGATGTCGAAGATGTTATGTGGCAAAAACTGGACAAGAAATCATACGCATATTCGACGACAAATGGATTTGCAGGATTTGTTGATCAATACTGGGAAACGATTGTATCCATTGATACACCGGATCAAACAATCCGCGTCAAAAAAGTCGGGGATAAATACACAACTGATACCGCCGCCGGTGCAGTTACAGTTGCCAATGGCGCAAGCGCAACAATCACAACAAATATATTTGCCGGGCCACGCGATCAAAATGTTCTGGATGCGGTTGAATCTAAAATTCCAGGAATCGCTGAAACGATTGATTATGGTTGGTTCTGGTTCTTGGCACGGCCAATGCTGTGGGTGTTAAATGGGATTCATCATGTTGTGATGAACTATGGTGTTGCGATTATCATTATGACAATTTTGTTGCGTATGTTGATGTGGCCGCTGACACGCAAATCATATGTTTCAATGGCCGCAATGCAGAAAATGCAACCCGAAATGCAGCGTATTCAAAAACTGTATGCAAATGATAAAATGCGTTTACAGATGGAAATGATGAAACTGTACCAGACGCATAAAACATCGCCAATGTCGGGGTGTTTGCCAATGCTGATTCAGATTCCAATATTCTTTGCATTGTACAAGGCGTTGTTGGTATCGGTTCAGATGCGAAATGCGCATTTCTTGTGGATATCTGATTTGTCGGCGATGGACCCATACTTTATATTACCGATATTGATGGGCGCGACGATGTACCTGCAACAACGGTTGCAATCGCCAAAAACAAATACATCTGGCAACGATGTTGCGGCACAAACACAACGTATGATGCGTTGGATGCCGATATTGTTCACAATAATGTTTGCATGGATGCCGGCGGGACTGGTTCTGTATTGGACGGTGTCGAACATATTTGGCATAATCCAAATGCAGATTATAAAAAAGCAGGCACAATAA
- the rsmA gene encoding 16S rRNA (adenine(1518)-N(6)/adenine(1519)-N(6))-dimethyltransferase RsmA gives MTVTNAIENLPPVSEMMRECGLEPKKQFGQNFLFDLNLTGRIARSVPDIATTPVVEVGPGPAGLTRAILLAGAKRVIAIEKDKTTAPILSQIIDASVGRLSVIYEDALRVDFSKLGLDEYAVCANLPYNVGTELLIGWLKKIAGGEKIKSLTLMFQREVAQRITAHPGDEHYGRLAVLTSLIADARILFDVPNTAFVPRPKVQSAVVQIIPNPEKIARLTDLAKIEQVTAKLFGQRRKMIRAIMPNVNWTQFGLTGTERAENLSPEMFALLANNLL, from the coding sequence ATCACTGTGACAAACGCGATTGAAAATTTACCACCAGTATCAGAAATGATGCGCGAATGTGGTTTAGAACCCAAGAAGCAATTTGGGCAAAACTTTTTATTCGATTTGAATTTAACGGGACGCATTGCGCGCAGCGTACCAGATATCGCAACCACACCCGTGGTCGAAGTTGGGCCGGGACCGGCAGGATTGACACGTGCGATTTTATTGGCGGGCGCGAAACGTGTGATTGCAATTGAAAAAGACAAGACAACCGCGCCTATTTTATCCCAGATTATTGATGCATCGGTGGGTCGATTAAGTGTTATTTATGAGGATGCGTTGCGGGTTGATTTTTCAAAACTGGGGCTGGATGAATATGCGGTGTGTGCGAATCTGCCGTATAATGTGGGGACAGAGTTACTGATTGGATGGTTAAAGAAAATTGCGGGCGGTGAAAAAATAAAATCATTAACACTGATGTTCCAGCGCGAGGTGGCGCAGCGTATCACAGCACACCCAGGCGACGAACATTATGGACGACTGGCGGTGTTAACATCGCTGATTGCGGACGCGCGCATTTTATTTGATGTGCCAAATACTGCATTCGTGCCACGCCCCAAGGTTCAATCCGCCGTTGTACAGATTATTCCAAACCCGGAAAAAATTGCCCGGTTAACAGACCTGGCAAAAATCGAACAGGTAACCGCAAAACTGTTTGGCCAGCGACGCAAAATGATTCGCGCAATTATGCCAAATGTTAATTGGACACAATTCGGATTGACCGGCACAGAACGCGCGGAAAATTTATCACCGGAAATGTTTGCATTGCTAGCAAATAATTTGTTATAG
- a CDS encoding ComEC family competence protein: MRDWLDNQYQNLFLYVPFLLAGGAALYFTMSDEPGLIFAYIGLLISSGAIFIKRVPNILRAMLVFIFGFCYACVFTDLIDTPKLRYNKHNLTVVGMVQNIDYTDEKSRIYLSVAANDIGAGDGTATVRVSMDGNITTPQIGDVISANIGLFKPSVAYAPETFDYARWAYFNGLSATGYINDFQVIESGGTGGINSMRNFIHGRANSFLVDSLVLGYKNAVPADDNPIWTATGIGHVWSISGFHMTLVGGWIFLIFYFLFRAIPYITRRVPARIPAMGFAWIGLLGYLFLSGVDIATVRAFIMTTLIFLAFMVGRSAISLRNIALAFCFIFLMNPHYVMQAGFQLSFAAVFGLVWVYSDVKPKMPRNKLLKAIWVCAITSVVATVFTAPFVAMHFGAIPIYGLIGNLILLPIFSFAIMPLILIGALFGGGAPIEWAHTLYDFALDIAQYIASIPFATITVPHISNVAAMCFIVSFMTLVLIRPIKIKINYILFGVLCAVGVGIVHLSPRPMFYATHDNELVAFVRDDGKLEFNKSRASNHYFAFDTWKKINGEQTNTPNPRRKHDKGVYRYGDIVYVQKFVPLMKNISAMCADDSVRYIVSYFDIKSKSCAHKIMSGGFVIYPGGRVKYIQQNRRWH, encoded by the coding sequence ATGCGGGATTGGTTGGATAATCAGTATCAAAATCTGTTTTTATATGTGCCATTCTTACTGGCCGGTGGCGCAGCGTTGTATTTTACAATGTCGGACGAGCCAGGACTGATTTTTGCATATATTGGTTTGCTGATTTCATCAGGTGCGATTTTTATAAAACGTGTGCCGAATATTCTGCGCGCGATGTTAGTTTTTATTTTTGGCTTTTGCTATGCGTGTGTGTTTACCGACTTAATAGACACACCAAAACTGAGATACAACAAACACAATTTAACCGTTGTTGGAATGGTTCAAAATATAGATTACACAGATGAAAAATCCAGAATATATTTGTCTGTGGCGGCGAACGACATTGGCGCAGGTGACGGAACGGCAACCGTGCGCGTATCAATGGATGGCAACATTACAACACCACAGATTGGTGATGTTATAAGTGCGAACATAGGTTTGTTCAAACCGTCGGTGGCATACGCGCCCGAAACATTTGATTATGCACGCTGGGCGTACTTTAATGGTTTAAGCGCAACAGGATATATCAATGATTTTCAGGTAATCGAATCGGGTGGTACGGGTGGCATAAACAGCATGCGCAATTTTATTCATGGGCGTGCAAATTCATTCTTGGTTGACAGTTTGGTGTTGGGATATAAAAACGCAGTGCCAGCCGACGACAATCCGATATGGACCGCAACCGGTATCGGGCACGTGTGGTCAATCAGTGGATTTCATATGACGTTGGTGGGCGGTTGGATATTTTTGATATTCTATTTCTTGTTTCGGGCAATTCCATATATAACACGTCGTGTACCGGCACGAATTCCGGCAATGGGATTTGCATGGATTGGGTTGCTGGGGTATTTGTTTTTGTCGGGTGTGGATATTGCAACTGTACGCGCGTTCATTATGACAACCTTGATATTTTTGGCGTTTATGGTTGGGCGCAGCGCGATTTCATTGCGGAATATTGCACTGGCGTTTTGTTTTATATTCTTGATGAATCCCCACTATGTTATGCAGGCGGGTTTTCAGTTGTCATTTGCGGCGGTGTTTGGACTGGTTTGGGTGTATTCAGATGTAAAACCAAAAATGCCACGTAACAAATTACTCAAAGCCATTTGGGTGTGCGCAATTACGTCTGTTGTGGCAACAGTATTTACCGCGCCATTTGTTGCGATGCACTTTGGTGCAATTCCGATTTATGGCTTGATTGGGAATTTAATCCTGTTGCCGATATTTTCGTTTGCAATTATGCCACTGATTTTAATTGGCGCGTTGTTTGGTGGTGGTGCGCCGATTGAATGGGCACATACGTTGTATGATTTTGCACTGGATATCGCGCAATATATTGCAAGTATTCCATTTGCCACAATTACTGTACCACATATATCAAACGTAGCGGCGATGTGTTTCATTGTTTCGTTTATGACACTGGTATTAATCAGACCAATTAAAATTAAGATAAATTACATTTTGTTCGGTGTGCTTTGTGCGGTTGGTGTTGGGATTGTGCATTTGTCGCCACGACCGATGTTTTATGCAACGCACGATAATGAACTGGTCGCATTTGTTCGGGATGATGGGAAACTGGAATTTAACAAATCGCGCGCGTCAAATCACTATTTCGCGTTCGATACGTGGAAGAAAATAAATGGCGAACAAACCAACACACCAAACCCACGACGCAAACATGACAAAGGCGTGTACAGGTATGGCGATATTGTCTATGTTCAAAAGTTTGTACCATTGATGAAAAATATTAGTGCAATGTGCGCGGATGACAGTGTTCGATACATCGTTTCATATTTTGATATTAAGTCGAAGAGTTGCGCGCATAAAATCATGAGTGGTGGATTTGTTATTTATCCAGGTGGGCGCGTAAAGTATATTCAGCAAAATCGGCGGTGGCATTAA
- the recR gene encoding recombination protein RecR, with protein MNPKIEKLIKLFAKLPRVGSRGGQRIALCLLQDKTGRADALAAAILDATQNIAPCPRCGVLTDRGGTACEFCRDAGRANGQLCIVRDLADVWTLEKSSVFHGRYHIIGGLLSGASGILPQDLNIATLPARISDEKITEIIFALPNTVEGKTTQHYIMSSIGDATGVAFSELASGVPLGGDLDYLDDGTLTLAFGGRKSL; from the coding sequence ATGAATCCAAAAATTGAAAAATTGATTAAGTTATTTGCAAAATTGCCACGCGTTGGTTCACGTGGCGGACAACGCATTGCACTGTGTTTATTACAGGATAAAACCGGGCGGGCCGATGCGTTGGCGGCCGCAATTTTGGACGCCACACAAAATATTGCACCATGCCCAAGATGTGGCGTTTTGACAGACCGCGGGGGAACGGCCTGTGAATTTTGTCGCGACGCGGGGCGCGCGAATGGGCAACTGTGCATTGTGCGCGATTTGGCGGATGTTTGGACATTGGAAAAATCGTCTGTATTTCATGGCAGATATCATATTATCGGGGGACTGTTGTCGGGGGCGTCTGGCATATTGCCCCAGGATTTAAATATTGCAACATTGCCGGCCCGTATATCGGATGAAAAAATAACAGAAATTATTTTCGCACTGCCCAACACGGTCGAAGGCAAAACAACACAACATTACATTATGTCGTCGATTGGTGACGCAACAGGGGTGGCGTTTTCAGAACTGGCATCTGGTGTGCCGTTGGGCGGGGATTTAGATTATTTAGACGACGGAACATTAACGTTGGCGTTTGGGGGGCGTAAATCACTGTGA